One window from the genome of Sphingomonas lacunae encodes:
- a CDS encoding cold-shock protein encodes MITGTVKFFNADKGYGFIAPEDGGNDAFVHISAVERAGMRTLDKNQRVSYELETDQRGKTSAVNLQAA; translated from the coding sequence ATGATCACCGGAACCGTAAAATTCTTCAATGCCGACAAGGGCTATGGCTTTATTGCGCCTGAAGATGGCGGCAACGACGCTTTCGTTCACATCTCGGCCGTTGAACGCGCCGGAATGCGTACGCTCGACAAGAACCAGCGCGTTTCGTACGAGCTGGAAACCGACCAGCGCGGCAAGACCAGCGCGGTCAACCTTCAGGCTGCATAA
- a CDS encoding acyl-CoA dehydrogenase family protein, translated as MTHFDDWRARSPFYNETHEALAMSVRRFVEREIAPFIDQWERDGELPRDLHRKAADAGILGLRYPEEYGGHSEGFDIFHGLILTEELAAVGAGGLGASLMTHGIGLPPVLALGREEQKRRIAPPVLAGEKIIALGITEPSGGSDVANLKTSAVRDGDDYIVNGTKMFITSGMRADWLTCAVRTGGPGAAGVSLLLIDMDAPGVSRTRLDKMGWRCSDTAAIYFQDVRVPAANLIGPENGGFIGIMRNFNSERLGMAMGCCAYARVCLAEAVDWAQQRETFGKTLVGHQAIRIKLAGMAQRIDATQAWVDLCAWQVKEGRDRPADFAMLKVQATQMLEHVAREAAQVLGGASYITGSKVERIYREVRVNAIGGGSEEIMLDLAGRQLFGGR; from the coding sequence ATGACCCATTTCGATGACTGGCGCGCCCGCTCCCCTTTTTACAACGAAACGCATGAAGCGCTTGCAATGAGCGTCCGCCGTTTTGTCGAGCGCGAAATCGCACCCTTCATCGACCAGTGGGAACGCGATGGCGAGTTGCCGCGCGATCTTCACCGCAAGGCCGCTGACGCCGGCATCCTCGGCCTGCGCTATCCGGAAGAATATGGCGGGCACAGCGAAGGGTTCGATATTTTCCACGGCCTGATCCTGACCGAGGAACTGGCGGCAGTCGGCGCGGGTGGGCTGGGTGCCTCGCTGATGACCCATGGCATCGGCCTGCCGCCGGTGCTGGCACTGGGCCGCGAGGAACAAAAACGCCGCATCGCACCGCCCGTGCTGGCGGGGGAAAAGATCATCGCGCTGGGCATTACCGAGCCATCGGGCGGATCGGACGTCGCCAACCTCAAGACCAGCGCCGTCCGCGATGGCGACGATTATATCGTCAACGGCACCAAGATGTTCATCACCAGCGGCATGCGTGCCGACTGGCTGACCTGCGCCGTACGGACCGGTGGCCCCGGAGCGGCCGGCGTCTCGCTGCTGCTCATCGACATGGATGCACCCGGCGTTTCCCGCACCCGGCTGGACAAGATGGGCTGGCGGTGCAGTGACACGGCGGCCATCTATTTTCAGGACGTCCGTGTCCCCGCCGCCAACCTGATCGGCCCGGAAAATGGCGGCTTCATCGGCATCATGCGCAATTTCAACAGCGAACGGCTCGGCATGGCGATGGGATGCTGTGCCTATGCCCGCGTCTGCCTGGCCGAAGCGGTAGACTGGGCCCAGCAACGCGAAACCTTTGGCAAGACGCTGGTCGGGCATCAGGCGATCCGCATCAAGCTCGCCGGCATGGCACAGCGCATCGACGCGACACAGGCGTGGGTCGATCTGTGCGCCTGGCAGGTCAAGGAAGGCCGCGACCGCCCGGCCGACTTCGCCATGCTCAAGGTGCAGGCAACGCAGATGCTCGAACATGTCGCCCGCGAAGCTGCGCAAGTTCTCGGCGGTGCCAGCTATATCACCGGCAGCAAGGTGGAGCGCATCTATCGCGAAGTGCGCGTCAACGCGATCGGCGGCGGCAGCGAGGAAATCATGCTTGATCTCGCCGGGCGACAATTGTTCGGTGGGCGCTGA